One Populus nigra chromosome 16, ddPopNigr1.1, whole genome shotgun sequence genomic window, GTTACGTGATATGCCTGAGCATTACTAAGATGGGATGCAAACCCATATTGAAATGTAATAAATATTCCTCGTACAATTACACAGTTATACAACAACTGAAACTGACACAGTGAACTACGGAGAATCTCTTTTTACAActgaagacttttttttttcttttttgtcaatgCACGACTTCCTCAAAAGCTCGGAGAAGGGAATGTTCCCATTAATGGAGGCAGGAGTGCCACTGCACTCATTCAGAAATAGTTTCATACCAGGACTGACTCGTCAATTTTATGGTCGTATGTAGAAAAATGTTTGCAAATTGTGCAGGCTCGTGCTTGAGATGACAGAATCACATAACCCTCATTAAAACAAATGAGCTATACGTTTAGCAGAATCCATCAACTCGCgataataatcaaaattactGTGCAGCGAAAGTTGGAAAAGCTAACCATGTAATGGACAGACAGACACAAGACCTAGACCTGATCCGAACAATATCATTCTGAACACCACGTAAATGCCCCAAAGGGAGATCTAGGGATGATTACTCTCTGTCAATTATAATCACCTGCTGAGAGGGCTGGGGGGCACTTCTGGCATCCTgctcaatttaattcaaatgattgaattcaaaatcaataataagATTAGAAATATAGCAATTTATATtctctttcaaaaaattaaaaaagaaagtggctgaattttttttatctatgcaTAATAACATTTTTTCGACATGTCAACCTTTGGAAAGGTAAAGCGGTAAAACCTTCAGTAATGATTATATTTAGAACatcaaagttatttatttataaactttttttttattctagattAATGTTCAActtaaatatcattatatttataaaaagaaaagttaaatatGATTGTTgactaacatatatatatatatatatatatatatatatatatatataaacaaactaGGTAAATCGTTATGCTACGCTATAAGTcatattaaactttttaaaaaattattcatgcattgttaacatgtttttaagaagaaaacaaatattaaactATATGGAGATTAATTCAATATGTCTCAGTCAACTTGGCAAGTTCAAAAATAACATAgacaaccagaaaaaaaaacataatttgactataaaaaaaattcaagacgatatcttttttaaaaaagtattaagaCAATAATATATTGGATCAGCCTGggttaatatataaaatctatGACTTAGGTTATGAGATtgtaataaccttataaaaaacaaacaaaaaatattgaagccCAATTctgaatcaatcaaatgttgaataataaaattaaaaaaaaacaattacaaaaaaccTTGAGTCAACCTTGATTTAGATGTCAAATCTAAACCATAAGACTaggataactcaataaaaaacaaatcaaaataaattattaagttaaatTTCCAACTATTCcaacattaaatgatgaaattgaaaaacaaaatcaattaaaaatgataaaaaaaaaagactcgagTTAACTTAGTTTAACTAGTGAAAGTACTCTTGACTCAGGGTATAGGActaagataattttatagaaaacaaatcaaaacaaattatgaagcttaattctcaataaatctaaatgatgaaaaaaattaattactaaaaaggataaaaacactAAGTCAATCAGGTTAACTCACAAAACTTTTGACTTAATTCATGAGACtcagataacttcataaaaaataagatgaaataaattataaaactcaatcaccaataaatttaatgttaaataataaaataaaaaaaaataaaaaaattaaaatttcaaaaacaaaatattatttcaaataatagtAATTTATGAGGAGGAACATTGATTGCCCCTCCTTAATtagttcaaatatatatataaatattcaataatgttttaattgtttcacgtgtttttgttttttataataacacAAACATTATATTGCTCTCAATTGACctgataataatgaaaaaaaccattgtaaaaatatgaaaaaaatttgaatgctaattttatttgtgtttttgcttttaaaagcattttgattgttttattgtacttttaaaataaaaaaaattatttattcttgattttttaataatagctaatgaacttttaaaaaagttctcAAAGCCAGTTTAATGGactaaaaggaaaatatattattacttGCGGTAAATAATACAAATGTGATTGTCTCTACGTGTTTTTTCAAAGCTTATTTGGTGCTGTCAATGTTGTTCATTACACTTTTTTATTCAACCAATTATATCGGAACTTTTCTTAcagataaatgataaaattaaagatagatTGATCGGGAGCACATCATCACCAGTTTGACAGATTCACCTTAAATTGCGGGAGGATTTGTGATAATGCTGGGCTCTTTAATTAGCTATCAACGACTTGGAAATTTGGATTATCCTTGTTGATACTTGATATTACAGTaatgcaatgtaattaattaacgATCATCTTTTGGGCTGTTTGCCGTCAGTCTGTTCCATGGCATTTGTGCATTTAGGATATCCCGGCTCGTATCATCGTATCCAGGCAAGGGAAAATAAttgactaaaatataaaaagtatagaTTAATTAGTCTGATTTTAAGCTTGTTTTTTAGAGGTTATTGTTCGAGTTTTATAAATCTCATGGGTACTTGAGAtttacataatatttaatttcagaACTCGTGTGATTAGTCGAACTGCACACAAATTGATCTGGTTAccatcattaataaaaaaaaaatctaatttcagaCATATTAGTTGGAGGAAATATAAATGACCACAGATAACAATTATAGGTCACAATTACCATCAAATCATGTCGAAAATTAAGCGTACAAGTCTATCCAcatctttaaaaagaaaagctgCCTGAACCAAACCAATCAAATCCGCCCTGACTGTGTCCTGGCCAAGTCTTCTTGCACAGACAAATCAAGCCAGCTTATCTTCCTCTCCTTTTTTATAGCATGCCTTAACTTCTTGATCTAATTCTGAATAAAGAGGGAGAGGGTTTGAGTTTCTTCAGAAATTCATCAGAAAGTTGCGAAGATGACTGACACAGGCACTGTTAGAACCATTGTTGGCATCGTTGGTCCGTACTTCTGCAAAACcttatcatattattttagcAAGTATAATTAGAGATTAACTTGGATAATGTTTTGatactacacacacacacttagaATCATAGATCTGAGAAATTAAGGTAACAATTTTTAATACCATTAGGCTGTTCTTGTTTTCTTGACAATATCATGCATGGCATGGTTACATATTCTCACTAGATGTAGCAGCTTAAATTCTTCTCTTTAATTTGCAGGAAATGTTATATCTTTCCTCCTATTTCTCTCCCCCATGTAAGGTCTTCTTGTTGCTCTACATCCTCCTCCCTTGATGGTAATCTGATTCAACTAACTATTCGTTAATTAATGCAAGAACATTGTTTCTGCAGTCCCACTTTTGTGAGGATAATAAAGGAAAAGGCAGTGAAGGATTTCAAATCCGATCCCTATGTAGCCACCTTGCTCAATTGCGCAATGTGGATCTTCTATGGCTTACCGTTCATCACCCATGACAACACTCTTGTGGTTACAATCAACGGTATTGGTTTTGTCATAGAGTGTATCTATGTGGCCATCTTCTTCATATTCTCTCCTGGGAAAAAGAAAGTACGTTGAgatcaataattttttgtaaatttctttCATGCTTCTATATCAATTATTATCTATTCTTAAATCTCAGACCCGGATCATCATTGAACTGCTTATTGAAGTGATCTTCATGGTCATCGTAATTCTGATCACCGTTTTCGCCTTCCATACCATGAAAACAAGGGCTTTATTTGTTGGGATATTGTGTATCATCTTCAACGTATTTATGTACTCGTCACCATTGACAGTCATGGTATGTGCTTCATCCATGGAGTTTAtaatttcttacatttgattttgttaattgttatgATAGCATGCAATAATGGCTCACCTGGTACAATGACTTCAGCGATTTACATTTATGATCTTGTGTTCATGACTGATGAATATTCTATAAATTAACAAGCATAATCACCATGCTCGTGAAGGATATAGACATGCACTCACCTCACCTCCAATACCATTTGATTAGTAAAATACAAAATAGCCAGGTCAGAGCTTGAGGATGCAGGAGTAGCAGTAATTATTAACTCTAACTTATGGGTTTGTATATACATCGATTTTATCTCAATAACTCTTCTTTTCTTAATTGTATCATCTCATATTTCTCAAAAACATgatcaaacatgttttaaatttcattattaatttctgaatttaattatttaaattagcaAGAGAAATAAAACATTCTGTTTATATAAATTAACGTATCCTTTTGGAGTGCATGTTAAGAAAtccataagaaaaataagttaaatgctttttcttttttataatatgcTAAATCATGCTTATTCAACTTGAATTCAATGACTTAAATTTAAGACAGTCATGTTATTTCTCTATCCATTTAATTTACATGCTTatccttgcatttttttttttttgtatatatatacacaccccCTTGACAGAGAATGGTAATAAAGACAAAGAGTGTCAAGTACATGCCATTCTATCTCTCTCTGGCCAACTTTACCAACGGACTGATTTGGGTGATCTACGGActacttgattttgatatcaaccTCGTGGTAGGTCACCATCGTAAAGAAACtaacttctgttttttttttttccatgcaaaTTATCTTCAGTTAACCATGAAAAGATTGTCTGTTGATCTTTTGACAGCTTCCCAATGGCTTGGGTGCGTTATCTGGGCTGATTCAGCTCATACTCTATGGAATCTACTGCAGATCAACCAAATCGGATGATGATAACGATGTTAGTGGAAACCGATCTGTGGTTGAACTCTCCTCTACTTAGTCCCCACAACACAGTCTCTGGTCATTTGTCGTGCTTTAATCGTCAATTTGCTGGACAAGCCTGGTTTCAGGATTAATTACATCATATATGTGACCTTAATGTTAGGATGGTTCGCTGAGGCTTATCAATTTTCGAgccagaaattttttttaaaaaaaaatcaatataaagttCGGCTTGATTTTCTTATCAGAAAACTGTAACCTTTGATCTCATTACATTAATCTTGAACTACCAGTACAGCGGGCTTCCTTTGTGTTTCCCATCTCTTTCAGCCTTCGTATATATGGAAAAGACAAAGGAAGTGAGAGAGACATTTCTTAGTATCGTCTCACTCTCATCACAAAATCCCACTGAGGTTATTAATTCTGTGGCCATGAGAACAACACAGGAGAAATGATTTTTCTACAGGAGATGGCTTACTATCTGGACCTGTAACCAGGGTTTCCTAGCATATTAAGCAGCCACAATTTCAACCAAACCTAGAAGATCTATAAATTATCTGTCTTGATGCACCAGCAGGAAGTGCATATACATACCATGTCCTTTCCTTAATTTGAAAGCAACTCGAATTTATTTTTAccccaaataaataaaataaggcaGACATATGAACTGCAAAATATTTAACAAGGGACATGAACCAAGGGAAAGGAAGGAAGAGTGCTAATTAACTGGGTTTTAACATTGATATTAGTTAATAGCTTTATAGACCTTATGCATGAAGTAATCGTCCAGTCTAGCATGCGAGGCAATTTGAGTAAATACACGTTCGAAAACCaccctaaaaaatattacaagaatAGAGCAGCAAAATAAAGAACATTACCTCGATAAAGTTAGATGTAATACAGTTCCTCCACCTATATCCACCATCATCATTCTCCCCCATTTGATATATTATATCTCCTTTAACTCCAAGGTTTACGTTGGACTACAAAAACCTTAAACAATACATCACTGTTCATATCCTTCAAGGGCCTCGATTCCTGCGGAAGCAAAAACAACCACCCTGTTGATCAGGAGGGATCATGCCCCCACCTTTTGATACGTCAATGGCCTCCAACATGGAGACAACGTCATCCATCTCAGGGCGCTTGTCAGGGTTAGCATCCCAGCAACGCTTCATTACATTTGCTAGAGAGCTTGGGCAACACCTTGGTATCTCTGGTCTTAGATTCTACAGTTGCAAAACAAGAGGAAAATTACATGAAGTTGTAAACCTCAACTGAttattccttttatttgtttataccATAAACCTTGGGTGAGATTCCCAGAAATGAATGAGATAGGAGAATATGCCACACCTGGCGGACCACAGCTGAAGTTACTTCTGAGAAACTAAGGTCAGAATAAGGCATGTCACAACAATATATCTCCCATAAACAGATGCCGAAACTGTACACATCACATTTCCTGTTATATGGATTGCCATTGAGAACCTGTAACCGGCCACATAATGAGAATGATCCTTGACttaaatcaatttttcatttttgtcaaCTACCAAGAAAATGTTCAACGTTTTGTAAAGCTGAATTACTCAAGTTGCATAAAAgcaagatcttttttttttatcattacccAGTACAGGACAAAatgaaaattgaagaagaacaacaagataaaaagatttttaaatggAAATCATGCCTTTGCACAATCAGGCATAACCTTCATAATACACATATAGTACTTATCAAAAGAGCTTCCACTGATTATGTTTTCAGTGAATCATGAGAAGATTGCATAGTTCAAAGCAGATAAGTGAGATAAATTGAACAGAGGTAAACTCTTTACCTCAGGAGCCATGTATCCGAGTGTTCCGGTTTCCCCAGTCATATCATTAGGATTTGAAGCCTCAATTCGAGCAACACCAAAGTCAGCAATTTTTACAGTCCGTGTCTTATCCAATAGCATGTTTTCAGTCTTTACATCTCTGTGAACAATCTTCTGTGAGTGAAGGTAATTTAACCTACAACATACAATCAATTTGCATTCTAATCACTTAGTTAGCTTGAGAAACAATCACTCTTGAACAGCCTAGATATAatcaatgaagaaaagaaaagagagagagtgggATGATAATGCAGCTTACCCTCTTGCAAGATCAAGTGCCAGCTCAACAACAACTTTGAAAGCTAGCTTTCTTCTCCTGTTCTTTATAAGGTAAGATTTCAGGGCCCCTCCAGCAAGATATTCCACAACTACACAACATATATTATTTGGCATCCCAATTTGACCATTTGCGGTTTGTATTTGCAGATCTGCCGAGCCCATCGTCGCTCCTATAAACTGCACTTCAAAGAGCAAAATCAGTATAAATAAGTTACTGCGAAGAAGCTATACTATCGTATCTAAGACACTTGAATTGAAAAGGTTCAAGATCTGCAATGTTCATAATTGCAAATAACAGATAAACCAATATCAGCAATCAACAACAATTCTTTTCTATAACACATCTAAAGCAATTGGAATGAGTTGATTATTTAACTTTGGCAATATATGATCATCAGAGCCAAGAGAAAGCCATGATATCAAGAATGAGCACAATCAATTTGGACAACGGGAAAAGGCAGCAATAAAATTAATGGAGCAAGATGCATTGAACTTGCtacaaattttattcttcagATTATACAACGACAAACCAAATGCAATCTTAAAGGTGAGTTGCAGATACTTGAGTGGTGGAGGGACCTGATAAAATTCTTAGGAATTTGTTTGGAAAGGAAAAAGGTGAgctatttacttttattttcttatttgtttgaCTCTTATCCATCACATGATTTGGAGCTGGCCATTTGATGATAATTTAAGCCAAGCACAATTTCTCTCTATTTACATACCTCTCTTTtcctctcatcttttttttactactCTTCTCCCCTTTTCTCCTCTAAATTAatgagtgaaaaacactttttaaggCACCAAAGAATCCCATGGAGTTTTATGATTGAAACCTAAAGCAAATTCATTTTCACTGCTCACTTCCAAAGCTAGAGTAAGAAAACACCACAATTTAGCCAAAGTCTCTATATGCTCACACACCAAATGCTCCAGAAAAACAACATAAGGGGCAACCTGCAGAAACTCAAGTGCTGACTAAAGCATTACACAAGAAAATCATAGGACAAGCTGAATAAAAGTCGTAGGACAATGCATTCGAGTCCTCTACTGAAACAAAGGGTAAACAAGGAGCAAATCATAGGACAAGCTGAATAAAATTCCCAAAACATGCAcctataaaaatgaaaagtaatACATTgtagaaagcaaaaaaatgaataacaCTGTAAGGACAGGACCAAAACAAAACTTATACTTTAGTTCCACCATGCAAAGATAATTTTCATGATTTCGAGCCACATTAAAGAAAgtcaatgaaaaacaagaatttacaaaaaagaaagaaaaaatgaaactaCAAATCTTCTCAATTGACATAAAATTAGGAGGAAAACCTCAACGGTTACGGTTACCCAAGGCATTAAACTACTATTCTTTCCAACCCTTTCTtaagtagaaaaataacaaatacaagGCGCTCACCACGACCACCACATGGCTGAG contains:
- the LOC133676266 gene encoding bidirectional sugar transporter SWEET5, whose protein sequence is MTDTGTVRTIVGIVGNVISFLLFLSPIPTFVRIIKEKAVKDFKSDPYVATLLNCAMWIFYGLPFITHDNTLVVTINGIGFVIECIYVAIFFIFSPGKKKTRIIIELLIEVIFMVIVILITVFAFHTMKTRALFVGILCIIFNVFMYSSPLTVMRMVIKTKSVKYMPFYLSLANFTNGLIWVIYGLLDFDINLVLPNGLGALSGLIQLILYGIYCRSTKSDDDNDVSGNRSVVELSST
- the LOC133676265 gene encoding serine/threonine-protein kinase STY13-like isoform X3, with the translated sequence MKDSSDGFVRADQIDLKSLDEQLERHLNRVLTLENKNKRDDDVVVFDAANLSSTPSSTKVTPFKKQRQEWEIDPTLLAIKTVIARGTFGTVHRGVYDSQDVAVKLLDWGEEGQRTEAEIAALRAAFTQEVAVWHKLDHPNVTKFIGATMGSADLQIQTANGQIGMPNNICCVVVEYLAGGALKSYLIKNRRRKLAFKVVVELALDLARGLNYLHSQKIVHRDVKTENMLLDKTRTVKIADFGVARIEASNPNDMTGETGTLGYMAPENLRPEIPRCCPSSLANVMKRCWDANPDKRPEMDDVVSMLEAIDVSKGGGMIPPDQQGGCFCFRRNRGP
- the LOC133676265 gene encoding serine/threonine-protein kinase STY13-like isoform X1, which gives rise to MKDSSDGFVRADQIDLKSLDEQLERHLNRVLTLENKNKRDDDVVVFDAANLSSTPSSTKVTPFKKQRQEWEIDPTLLAIKTVIARGTFGTVHRGVYDSQDVAVKLLDWGEEGQRTEAEIAALRAAFTQEVAVWHKLDHPNVTKFIGATMGSADLQIQTANGQIGMPNNICCVVVEYLAGGALKSYLIKNRRRKLAFKVVVELALDLARGLNYLHSQKIVHRDVKTENMLLDKTRTVKIADFGVARIEASNPNDMTGETGTLGYMAPEVLNGNPYNRKCDVYSFGICLWEIYCCDMPYSDLSFSEVTSAVVRQNLRPEIPRCCPSSLANVMKRCWDANPDKRPEMDDVVSMLEAIDVSKGGGMIPPDQQGGCFCFRRNRGP
- the LOC133676265 gene encoding serine/threonine-protein kinase STY13-like isoform X2, producing the protein MKDSSDGFVRADQIDLKSLDEQLERHLNRVLTLENKNKRDDDVVVFDAANLSSTPSSTKVTPFKKQRQEWEIDPTLLAIKTVIARGTFGTVHRGVYDSQDVAVKLLDWGEEGQRTEAEIAALRAAFTQEVAVWHKLDHPNVTKFIGATMGSADLQIQTANGQIGMPNNICCVVVEYLAGGALKSYLIKNRRRKLAFKVVVELALDLARGDVKTENMLLDKTRTVKIADFGVARIEASNPNDMTGETGTLGYMAPEVLNGNPYNRKCDVYSFGICLWEIYCCDMPYSDLSFSEVTSAVVRQNLRPEIPRCCPSSLANVMKRCWDANPDKRPEMDDVVSMLEAIDVSKGGGMIPPDQQGGCFCFRRNRGP